One Desulfatitalea tepidiphila genomic region harbors:
- a CDS encoding CoB--CoM heterodisulfide reductase iron-sulfur subunit A family protein, whose protein sequence is MTSENKAPASGSIVVVGGGISGLTTALEAAEVGYDVYLLEKNPYLGGRVAQLNQYFPKLCPPTCGLEINFRRIKDNPRIKVFTLAEVEKVEGAPGNYDVTIKLNPRYVNEKCTCCGACSDACETEISDDYNFGMTTRKGAYMPFEMAFPARYVVSPQIIGTEDAQKANAACKYDAIDLEMQAKSMTIQAGAIVWATGWEPYDASKIDNLGFGQYDNIITNMMVERLAAPNGPTKGKILRPSDSKEPQSVAFVQCAGSRDENHLPYCSYICCMASLKQATYIRERCPDADIYIFYIDLRAPGDRYEKFYKKIKEDKKVFFVKGKVAEVVEDSTTRQVTVVAENAVTGEKTRQTVDLVVLATGMQPTAAKVKLPADLKYNADGFILNDYEKGGMFAAGCANKPADVVSSNQNATGMALKAIQTLARK, encoded by the coding sequence ATGACAAGTGAAAACAAAGCCCCTGCGAGTGGAAGCATCGTTGTGGTCGGTGGCGGTATCAGCGGCCTGACGACGGCCCTTGAAGCCGCGGAAGTGGGGTATGACGTCTACCTGCTGGAGAAGAATCCCTACTTGGGCGGGCGGGTGGCCCAGTTGAACCAGTATTTCCCCAAACTGTGTCCGCCGACCTGCGGCCTGGAGATCAACTTCCGCCGTATCAAGGACAACCCCCGCATCAAGGTATTCACCTTGGCCGAGGTGGAGAAGGTGGAGGGTGCACCCGGCAACTACGATGTGACCATCAAGCTCAACCCACGTTATGTCAACGAAAAATGCACCTGTTGCGGTGCCTGCTCGGATGCCTGTGAAACGGAGATCAGCGACGATTATAACTTCGGCATGACGACCCGAAAAGGCGCCTATATGCCATTTGAAATGGCTTTTCCGGCGCGCTATGTGGTATCGCCGCAGATTATCGGGACGGAAGACGCCCAGAAGGCCAATGCGGCCTGTAAATACGATGCCATCGATTTGGAGATGCAGGCCAAATCCATGACCATCCAGGCCGGCGCCATCGTATGGGCCACGGGTTGGGAGCCCTACGACGCCAGTAAAATCGACAACCTCGGGTTTGGGCAGTACGACAACATCATCACCAACATGATGGTGGAACGCCTGGCGGCCCCCAACGGCCCCACCAAGGGGAAAATTCTACGGCCGTCGGACAGTAAAGAGCCCCAAAGCGTGGCGTTCGTGCAATGCGCCGGGTCGCGGGACGAAAATCATCTGCCCTATTGTTCCTACATCTGTTGCATGGCCTCCCTGAAGCAGGCCACCTATATCCGTGAGCGCTGTCCGGACGCCGATATCTACATTTTCTACATCGATTTGCGTGCTCCGGGTGATCGTTACGAAAAATTCTATAAGAAAATCAAAGAAGACAAGAAGGTCTTTTTTGTCAAGGGCAAGGTCGCCGAAGTGGTGGAAGATTCGACCACCAGGCAGGTGACCGTCGTGGCCGAAAATGCCGTTACCGGCGAAAAAACAAGACAAACCGTGGATCTGGTGGTCCTTGCCACCGGCATGCAGCCCACGGCCGCCAAAGTGAAATTGCCGGCGGATCTCAAGTACAATGCCGATGGGTTCATTCTTAACGACTATGAAAAGGGTGGCATGTTCGCTGCTGGATGTGCCAACAAACCGGCCGATGTCGTATCATCCAACCAGAATGCGACCGGTATGGCCTTGAAGGCCATCCAAACCCTGGCAAGGAAGTAG
- the aprA gene encoding adenylyl-sulfate reductase subunit alpha, with amino-acid sequence MALPNKPLGELKAVRDPEVVEKEVDILIVGGGMAACGTAFEINKWLQPGQTVLLCDKAAMERSGAVAQGLSAINTFIGENSPDDYVRMVRNDLMGLVREDLIFDLGCHVDDSVYLFEEWGLPIWKKSAEGKNLDGKKGQAMGTLKSGAQPVRTGKWQIMINGESYKRVVAEAAKKALGADNIIERCFIVELLLDANKPNTIAGAVGFSVRENKVYIIKCKTMMVACGGAVNIYQPRSVGEGKGRAWYPVWNAGSTYTMCMKVGAELSMMENRFTPARFKDGYGPVGAWFLLFKAKTLNGLGENFAASDAAKKELENYAPYGTAAITPTCLRNHLMLFEMKAGRGPIIMDTVTALANLGKTMDKKELKHLESEAWEDFLDMTCGQANLWCAQDCEPEKKNSEVMPTEPYLLGSHSGCCGLWTSGPDLDWVPDAYKIKADNGKVYNRMTTVNGLFTSGDGVGCSGHKFSSGSHAEGRIAAKQMVRYAKDHADFKPTLKQSNQELVDLVYKPVRTFLDHCNYTTAIDINPNYIKPNGMMYRLMKATHEYGAGTATYYMTSSKSLEIVMDLLKTMREDCAKMAAGDLHELMRAWEIEHRIWTVEAHLRHIQFRKETRYPGFYYQADYPGQDDANWFCFVNSKFDPEKKEWNVMKKDYIKIIPD; translated from the coding sequence ATGGCATTACCGAATAAGCCTTTGGGTGAACTCAAAGCTGTGCGGGACCCTGAAGTTGTTGAAAAAGAAGTCGACATCCTTATCGTGGGCGGTGGTATGGCTGCTTGCGGTACCGCGTTTGAAATCAATAAATGGTTGCAGCCGGGCCAGACCGTGCTGCTGTGCGACAAGGCCGCCATGGAGCGTTCCGGCGCCGTGGCCCAGGGTCTGTCCGCCATCAACACCTTCATCGGCGAGAACAGCCCGGACGACTACGTCCGCATGGTGCGCAACGACCTGATGGGGCTGGTGCGCGAAGACCTGATCTTCGACCTGGGCTGCCATGTCGATGACTCGGTCTACCTGTTCGAAGAGTGGGGCTTGCCGATCTGGAAAAAATCGGCCGAGGGCAAAAACCTCGACGGTAAAAAAGGCCAGGCCATGGGTACCCTGAAGAGCGGCGCCCAACCGGTCCGCACCGGTAAGTGGCAGATCATGATCAACGGCGAATCTTACAAACGTGTTGTGGCCGAGGCCGCCAAGAAAGCCCTGGGCGCCGACAACATCATCGAGCGCTGCTTTATCGTCGAGTTGCTCTTGGATGCCAATAAACCCAACACCATCGCCGGTGCCGTGGGTTTCTCGGTGCGTGAGAACAAAGTCTACATCATCAAATGTAAAACCATGATGGTCGCCTGCGGCGGCGCGGTGAACATTTACCAGCCGCGTTCGGTGGGCGAGGGCAAGGGCCGTGCCTGGTACCCGGTGTGGAACGCCGGTTCCACCTACACCATGTGCATGAAGGTCGGTGCCGAACTCTCCATGATGGAAAACCGTTTCACCCCGGCCCGCTTCAAAGACGGTTACGGCCCGGTGGGTGCCTGGTTCCTGCTGTTCAAGGCCAAGACCCTCAACGGCCTGGGCGAGAACTTCGCCGCCAGCGATGCCGCCAAGAAAGAGCTGGAAAACTATGCGCCTTACGGCACCGCTGCCATCACCCCGACCTGTCTACGTAACCACCTGATGTTGTTCGAGATGAAAGCTGGTCGCGGCCCGATCATCATGGACACCGTCACCGCATTGGCCAACCTGGGCAAGACCATGGACAAGAAAGAGCTCAAGCACCTGGAGTCCGAAGCTTGGGAAGACTTCCTGGACATGACCTGCGGCCAGGCCAACCTGTGGTGTGCTCAGGACTGCGAGCCGGAGAAGAAGAATTCCGAAGTTATGCCCACCGAGCCGTACCTGCTGGGTTCCCACTCCGGTTGCTGCGGCCTGTGGACCTCCGGTCCGGACCTGGATTGGGTGCCGGATGCTTACAAAATTAAAGCCGACAACGGCAAGGTGTACAACCGTATGACCACGGTCAACGGTCTGTTTACCTCCGGAGACGGTGTGGGCTGCTCCGGTCACAAGTTCTCCTCCGGTTCCCATGCCGAGGGTCGCATCGCGGCCAAGCAGATGGTGCGCTATGCCAAGGATCATGCCGACTTCAAACCGACCCTGAAGCAGAGCAATCAAGAGCTGGTCGATCTGGTTTACAAACCGGTTCGCACCTTCCTCGATCACTGCAATTACACCACGGCCATTGACATCAACCCGAACTACATCAAACCCAATGGGATGATGTACCGGTTGATGAAAGCGACCCATGAGTACGGCGCCGGTACGGCCACCTACTACATGACCAGCAGCAAGAGTCTGGAAATCGTCATGGATCTCCTCAAGACCATGCGCGAGGACTGTGCAAAAATGGCGGCCGGCGATCTGCACGAACTGATGCGCGCCTGGGAGATTGAACACCGCATCTGGACGGTGGAGGCTCACCTGCGTCACATCCAGTTCCGTAAAGAGACCCGCTATCCGGGCTTCTACTATCAGGCCGACTACCCCGGACAGGATGATGCCAACTGGTTCTGTTTCGTCAACTCCAAGTTCGATCCGGAGAAGAAGGAATGGAATGTGATGAAGAAAGACTACATCAAGATCATTCCTGACTAA